Below is a genomic region from Streptosporangiales bacterium.
AACCCGACCGCACCCGACGCAGGGAACGCACTGCAGGGGCCGTCCGGCGAGCACTGGTTCGGCACCGACCACCTCGGCCGCGACATCTTCAGCCGGGCCGTCTACGGCGCCCGTACCGACCTGACGATCGCGGTCGTCGCGGTGATCGCGCCGTTCCTCATCGGGCTCGTCGTCGGGATCACGTCCGGCTACTTCGGCGGCTGGTTCGACACCGTGATGATGCGTATCGCCGACATCGTGACGGCGTTCCCGTTCTTCATCCTCGTCGTCTCGCTGGTGTTCGTGCTCGGGAACGGCGCGTGGAGCATCTTCGTGGCCATCACCGCCGTCTCCTGGGTCGCGTACGCGCGTCTCGTCCGCGCGGAGGCGATGGTGCTGCGCAACAAGGAGTTCGTCGCCGCCTGCCAGGCGAGCGGGATCTCGACGCCTCGCATCCTGCTGCGCCATTTCGCGCCGAACGTGGCCACCCAGGCGATCGTGTACTCGATGAGCGACATCGTGATGAACGTCGGGGTGATCGTCACGTTGAGCTACTTCGGGCTCGGCATCGTCCCGCCGACGCCGGACTGGGGCGCCATGATGGCCGACGGGCAGCAGTTCCTCGCCGGCGGCTACTACGGGGTGACGCTCTTCCCCGCGGGAGCGGTCGTCCTCAGCAGCCTGGCGCTGTCGCTCATCGGTGACGGGCTCGCGCACGTCCTGCGGATCGACAGGTAGGGGCGCGGATGACGGGAGACTCGGCCGCCCTGCTCGTCGTCGACGACCTCACCCTCACGCTGGACATCGCGGGGGAGCATGTCACCGTGCTCGACGGCGTCTCGTTCACGGTCCGGCCGGGCGAGGCGCGTGCACTGGTGGGCGAGTCGGGGTCGGGGAAGAGCCTCACCCTGCGC
It encodes:
- a CDS encoding ABC transporter permease subunit, with protein sequence MQLWTGIAILGVIVLAAALAPVIAGHNPTAPDAGNALQGPSGEHWFGTDHLGRDIFSRAVYGARTDLTIAVVAVIAPFLIGLVVGITSGYFGGWFDTVMMRIADIVTAFPFFILVVSLVFVLGNGAWSIFVAITAVSWVAYARLVRAEAMVLRNKEFVAACQASGISTPRILLRHFAPNVATQAIVYSMSDIVMNVGVIVTLSYFGLGIVPPTPDWGAMMADGQQFLAGGYYGVTLFPAGAVVLSSLALSLIGDGLAHVLRIDR